A segment of the Agromyces sp. H17E-10 genome:
CGGCCTCGATGCGCTTCGCGATCTCCTCGCGACCGGTCGTCGAGAGCTCGTTGAGCTCGCCGGCCAGGCGGTCGTAGGCGTCCTGGGTGAGCCAGGTGACAGTGGCGTCCTGCGCCATGATGCACACTCCTGTGTCGGGATACCCGACGCGGCCCGTTCGCGGGCAGGGAGCCCGTGATGCTGCGCCGGATAGACGTGTCGCCCCGACATGGGTCGGGGCGAATGACCCATGTTAGGTGAGCCAGCAGCGGTAAATCAAACCCGTGTTCGCCTCCTGCGCGGTGCGGACGGTCTCGGTGAGCGCGCGGATGTGCTCGTTCGACGCGGGCACGATGATCGTCTTCCAGCCGACGACGGCGAAGTCGGCGTTGAGCGCCTGCACGATGCACGCGGTCTCGTTGCCGGGCGGCACCGAGAGGTTCCAGCTCACCTCGACGGCGCGTTCCTCGTTCATGAGCCGGTGCCCGGTGTCGGTGACCTCGACCATCGGCTTCTGGCCGTCGAGGCCCGCCCACACGACCCACGCCACGAGCACGACGGCCACGGCGACCGCGCCGGCGATGAGCAGCAGCCGATCACGCGAGCGATTGCGGCGGGTGCGGCCGTAGCGCTCGTCGAGAGAGGTGGTCACGGGGCTCCTTCGGAGGTGGATCGACTAGGCTGCTTCAAGCCTAAACCCGCCCCCTGAAGGCGAAATCCATGCTCTGAAAGGCTGGCTGATGCTCGTCGACTCCGTCCGTTCCGTGCTGTTCTCGACGAGTTCGGTGCTCGCCGCGGACGACAAGGAGTTCGACCCGAACACGGTCACCCCCGGCGTGTGGGGCTTCGTGGTGACGTTCCTCGTCATGGTGGCGGTCGTCCTGCTCGTGCTCGACATGGTGCGTCGCATCCGCCGCACCAAGTACCGGGCGCAGGTGCGCGCACAGATCGAGGCCGAGAACGAGGCGGCCGCGCGCGACGCCGAGCTCGGCTCGTACGACGAGGGCGAGGGGCCGGATGCCGCGGGCACGACGCCCGACCGGCCGACCGAGTAGGGCGGCAGCCCGTCAGCCCAGGTGGTAGACGGGGTTCATCGCGATGAGCAGCGTCGCCGTCCAGTGGCACATGAACGCGAGCACCGTGCACACGTGGAAGATCTCGTGGAAGCCGAAGACGCCGGGCCACGGGTTCGGCTTCTTGATGCCGTAGACGACCGCGCCGATCGTGTAGAGCACGCCGCCGACGCAGACGAGCACCATCATCGCGACGTTCGCCT
Coding sequences within it:
- a CDS encoding DUF4307 domain-containing protein, translated to MTTSLDERYGRTRRNRSRDRLLLIAGAVAVAVVLVAWVVWAGLDGQKPMVEVTDTGHRLMNEERAVEVSWNLSVPPGNETACIVQALNADFAVVGWKTIIVPASNEHIRALTETVRTAQEANTGLIYRCWLT